From the Leptolyngbya sp. O-77 genome, one window contains:
- a CDS encoding flavin monoamine oxidase family protein, with protein MARSALFRKFVKLLHLSRSSSDSPAPAPVSVFADSESEQTGSPKYSRRRFLRYSALATGAAIASTALSELPRLGSVLGYSKPNVAVVGGGIAGLNAAYQLKKLGILATVYEAKSYLGGRIQSRTVAGDRLVNDLGGSFINTDHEDILALVEEFGLELFNRVEDAAQSEFPETAYYFNGRVLNEEELVNLLRPLADQLATDLALLDEDFDTYAPQFDALSVSDYLYQHRDKIPAPVVRKLAENAIRTEYGVEPHESSALQLIYTAQLLDEDTVSIIGSDEAYYLKNGSADLIRALTEALADQIRTSQPLTQVRSHGDGFQLTFSTGLTVETDYLILATPFTALRQVDLQIELPNTLRRFIQEVNLGTNEKLFAGFQQRVWHQAQGFVGEAWTDLGYSGLWEETQRQPERSQGVLTFFLGGSEVARAKRNPNVQGRVFVNRLNSLMPGIKSAATGQFYRTAWTDDPYIQGGYTSFKPGQYTEFGEYLYIESDDPDERQDVAIGKLVFAGEHLSDEYYGYMNGGAQTGRLAAEVIAEMLQA; from the coding sequence ATGGCACGTTCTGCATTATTTCGTAAGTTTGTGAAACTACTGCACTTATCTCGTTCTAGTTCTGATTCGCCAGCACCTGCGCCAGTTTCAGTTTTTGCCGATTCAGAAAGTGAACAAACAGGCTCTCCAAAGTATTCGCGGCGGCGGTTTCTGCGATATTCTGCGCTGGCGACTGGCGCGGCGATCGCCTCCACAGCGCTTTCCGAGTTACCACGTCTGGGCAGCGTTTTGGGCTACAGTAAACCCAATGTGGCGGTCGTAGGCGGTGGCATCGCAGGACTCAATGCAGCCTATCAGCTTAAGAAACTGGGCATTCTTGCCACCGTCTATGAAGCAAAATCCTACCTGGGCGGACGCATCCAGTCACGTACTGTAGCGGGCGATCGCCTGGTGAACGACCTCGGCGGCAGCTTCATCAACACCGACCATGAAGATATCCTGGCGCTGGTGGAAGAGTTTGGGCTGGAACTGTTCAATCGGGTGGAAGATGCGGCACAGTCTGAGTTTCCTGAAACCGCCTATTACTTCAACGGCAGGGTCTTGAATGAGGAAGAACTGGTAAACCTGCTGCGGCCGCTAGCCGACCAACTGGCCACCGATCTAGCATTGCTCGACGAAGATTTCGACACCTACGCGCCGCAGTTTGATGCGCTCAGCGTCTCCGACTATCTCTATCAGCATCGAGATAAGATCCCTGCGCCCGTTGTGCGAAAACTGGCAGAAAATGCCATCCGCACCGAATACGGCGTGGAACCTCATGAATCCTCAGCATTGCAGCTTATCTACACCGCCCAACTGCTGGATGAAGATACCGTATCCATCATCGGCAGTGACGAAGCTTATTACCTCAAAAACGGCAGTGCTGATTTGATCAGAGCTTTGACCGAGGCTCTGGCAGATCAGATTCGCACCAGCCAACCGCTCACCCAGGTGCGATCGCACGGCGACGGGTTCCAGCTTACTTTCAGTACGGGGCTGACTGTAGAAACTGATTATCTGATTCTGGCAACGCCATTCACGGCGCTGCGCCAGGTCGATTTGCAGATAGAACTCCCCAACACGCTGCGCCGCTTTATCCAGGAGGTGAACCTGGGCACCAACGAAAAGCTATTCGCGGGCTTTCAGCAGCGCGTGTGGCATCAGGCGCAGGGCTTTGTGGGCGAAGCCTGGACAGATCTGGGCTATTCGGGGCTGTGGGAAGAAACCCAGCGCCAGCCAGAGCGATCGCAGGGGGTGCTGACCTTCTTTCTGGGCGGGAGCGAGGTGGCCCGCGCCAAGCGCAATCCCAATGTGCAGGGTCGCGTGTTTGTGAACCGCCTGAATTCCCTTATGCCGGGGATAAAATCCGCCGCCACAGGTCAGTTCTATCGAACTGCCTGGACCGATGATCCCTACATCCAGGGCGGCTACACCAGCTTCAAACCTGGACAATACACCGAGTTTGGCGAATATCTCTACATCGAATCCGACGACCCCGACGAGCGTCAGGATGTGGCGATCGGCAAGCTAGTGTTTGCCGGAGAACACCTCAGCGATGAATACTATGGCTACATGAACGGCGGTGCCCAGACAGGGCGATTGGCCGCAGAAGTCATTGCAGAGATGCTTCAGGCGTAA
- a CDS encoding cupredoxin domain-containing protein has translation MLIGTVSSQAIAQEMHTEMQPSTTEKAEQFQRIEQPLWAKVAVTAGGLGLIGLELWWFLLSKPKSRKATTQGGVQEVTVMVDGGYEPSQIVVQVGQPVRLNFDRKDPSSCLEEVWFPDFRITQVLPLNQTTAIEFIPTQPGRYEFTCGMNMFRGVVEVQGAGQERAIAPISAESQPVDDSAHHHLTHPAHYVFIVRQMNVGLAAISCQFQDRAEIRKSWALPNEDKNAQIYPPLRRSQLYSSPIPKG, from the coding sequence ATGCTGATCGGAACAGTGTCGAGTCAGGCGATCGCCCAGGAAATGCACACAGAAATGCAGCCTTCCACCACCGAAAAGGCAGAACAATTTCAACGAATTGAACAGCCGTTGTGGGCTAAAGTTGCGGTCACCGCAGGCGGGTTGGGATTAATCGGGCTGGAGCTTTGGTGGTTTTTGCTGAGCAAGCCCAAATCGCGCAAAGCCACAACGCAGGGCGGCGTTCAGGAAGTAACCGTGATGGTGGATGGCGGCTATGAACCTAGTCAGATTGTGGTGCAGGTGGGTCAGCCTGTGCGGCTCAATTTCGATCGCAAAGATCCTAGCAGTTGCCTGGAGGAAGTGTGGTTTCCCGATTTTCGCATTACCCAAGTTTTGCCGCTAAATCAAACGACAGCGATTGAGTTTATCCCCACACAACCCGGTCGATATGAGTTTACCTGCGGCATGAATATGTTTCGCGGAGTGGTCGAAGTGCAGGGAGCAGGACAGGAAAGGGCGATCGCCCCAATTTCCGCAGAGTCGCAGCCAGTTGATGACTCAGCGCATCATCACTTGACCCATCCAGCACATTACGTGTTCATAGTGCGTCAAATGAATGTGGGATTAGCAGCGATATCGTGCCAATTCCAGGATCGCGCTGAAATAAGAAAGTCTTGGGCATTGCCGAATGAAGATAAGAACGCTCAAATCTACCCACCGCTTCGCAGGAGCCAGCTATACTCCAGCCCTATCCCAAAAGGCTAG
- a CDS encoding heavy metal translocating P-type ATPase codes for MENQTFRLRGMSCAACANNIEDAIRSVPGVEACSVNFGAEQAAVTYDAHKTDVAAIQAAVDAAGYAALPLKDDVLAPEADEERQERQTEQRQLTRKVWLSGVVSAILVIGSLPMMTGLPIPFIPMWMHHPLLQLVLTTPVMLWAGSRFFTNAWKALKRHTATMDTLVAVGTGTAFLYSLFPTFAPQWFLAQGLSPDVYFEAAAVIIALLLLGRLLENRAKGQTSEAIRKLIGLQPRTARVIRNGQEFDIPISDVVRGDVILVRPGEKIPVDGEIVEGASTIDEAMVTGESVPVKKQAGDEVIGATLNKTGSFKFRATRVGKDTFLAQIVKLVQQAQGSKAPIQRLADQVTGWFVPAVMAIAILTFVLWFNLMGNVTMALITTVGVLIIACPCALGLATPTSIMVGTGKGAENGILIKSAESLELAHKLQTIVLDKTGTITQGKPTVTDFVPVNGIANELTLLRLAASLERNSEHPLAEAVVQYARSQEVELTEPQGFEAIAGSGVQGSVDRQLVQIGTHRWMNELGIHTTALQSSWDKLEYLGRTVIWIAVNGNVEALMGIADAVKPSSVNAIRTLTRMGLEVVMLTGDNQRTANVIAREVGIDRVFAEVRPDQKASVIARLQQDGNLSPHHSKPKNFSLSPPLPLSPSSRIVAMVGDGINDAPALAQADVGIAIGTGTDVAIAASDITLISGDLQGIVTAIQLSRATIRNIQQNLFFAFVYNVAGIPVAAGILYPVFGWLLNPIIAGAAMAFSSVSVVTNALRLRNFQPKLSR; via the coding sequence ATGGAAAATCAAACGTTTCGATTGCGCGGCATGAGCTGTGCCGCCTGCGCCAACAACATCGAAGATGCCATCCGCTCGGTTCCTGGTGTCGAGGCGTGCAGCGTCAACTTTGGGGCAGAGCAAGCAGCCGTGACTTACGATGCTCACAAAACGGATGTTGCTGCAATTCAAGCAGCGGTAGATGCTGCGGGCTATGCGGCGCTGCCCCTAAAAGACGATGTGCTGGCTCCAGAAGCAGACGAAGAACGCCAAGAGCGACAGACCGAGCAGCGCCAGCTAACGCGCAAAGTGTGGCTGAGTGGTGTCGTCAGCGCGATTCTCGTGATTGGCTCGCTGCCCATGATGACGGGGCTGCCGATTCCCTTTATTCCGATGTGGATGCACCATCCGCTGCTCCAACTGGTGCTAACGACACCCGTAATGCTCTGGGCAGGCAGTCGCTTTTTCACCAACGCCTGGAAAGCGCTGAAGCGGCACACCGCTACGATGGATACGCTGGTGGCAGTGGGCACGGGCACAGCGTTTCTTTACTCGCTGTTTCCGACCTTTGCGCCGCAGTGGTTCCTGGCGCAGGGGCTGAGTCCCGATGTGTATTTCGAGGCGGCAGCGGTCATTATTGCGCTGCTGCTGCTGGGGCGACTGCTGGAAAACCGCGCCAAGGGGCAAACTTCCGAAGCGATTCGCAAACTCATCGGGCTGCAACCCCGCACGGCGCGGGTGATTCGCAACGGGCAGGAATTTGACATTCCCATTTCGGACGTGGTGCGGGGCGATGTCATTCTGGTGCGGCCGGGCGAGAAAATCCCAGTGGATGGCGAGATTGTGGAGGGCGCGTCCACGATTGACGAGGCGATGGTGACGGGAGAAAGTGTGCCTGTGAAAAAGCAGGCGGGCGATGAGGTAATCGGCGCAACGCTGAACAAAACGGGCAGCTTTAAGTTTCGCGCTACTCGCGTCGGCAAAGACACGTTCCTGGCGCAAATCGTCAAACTGGTGCAGCAGGCGCAGGGTTCCAAAGCGCCGATCCAGCGATTGGCGGATCAGGTGACGGGGTGGTTTGTGCCTGCGGTGATGGCGATCGCCATTCTCACGTTCGTCCTCTGGTTCAACCTCATGGGCAACGTGACGATGGCGCTGATCACGACTGTCGGCGTGCTGATTATCGCCTGTCCCTGTGCGCTGGGGCTGGCCACGCCGACTTCGATCATGGTGGGCACGGGCAAGGGCGCAGAAAACGGCATTTTGATCAAAAGTGCAGAGAGCCTGGAACTGGCACACAAGCTGCAAACCATCGTCCTCGACAAAACCGGCACGATTACCCAAGGCAAACCCACGGTGACGGATTTTGTTCCGGTCAATGGCATCGCGAACGAACTGACGCTGCTGCGGTTAGCCGCATCACTGGAGCGAAATTCCGAACATCCCCTGGCGGAAGCTGTGGTGCAATACGCGCGATCGCAAGAGGTGGAGCTGACGGAACCGCAAGGATTTGAAGCCATTGCTGGCAGCGGTGTTCAGGGTTCTGTCGATCGTCAGCTTGTGCAGATTGGAACGCACCGCTGGATGAATGAACTCGGCATTCATACCACCGCTTTGCAATCCTCCTGGGACAAGCTGGAATACCTGGGCAGAACGGTGATTTGGATCGCAGTGAACGGCAATGTGGAAGCGTTGATGGGCATTGCGGATGCTGTGAAGCCGTCTTCAGTGAATGCGATTCGCACGCTGACGCGAATGGGATTGGAAGTCGTGATGCTCACAGGCGACAACCAGCGGACGGCAAACGTGATCGCTCGTGAAGTCGGCATCGATCGCGTCTTTGCCGAAGTGCGCCCCGACCAAAAAGCGTCCGTCATCGCCCGCCTACAACAGGATGGCAATCTCAGCCCACATCACAGCAAACCAAAAAACTTCTCCCTCTCTCCCCCGCTCCCCCTCTCCCCCTCGTCTCGCATCGTGGCAATGGTGGGCGATGGCATCAACGACGCGCCTGCACTGGCTCAAGCCGATGTGGGGATTGCAATTGGCACGGGAACGGACGTGGCGATCGCCGCCAGCGACATCACGCTGATCTCCGGTGATTTGCAAGGTATTGTGACCGCAATTCAGCTCAGTCGCGCCACCATCCGCAACATCCAGCAAAACCTGTTCTTTGCCTTTGTCTACAACGTTGCCGGAATCCCAGTTGCAGCAGGCATTCTCTATCCGGTGTTTGGCTGGCTGCTCAATCCCATCATTGCCGGAGCGGCGATGGCCTTTAGTTCCGTGTCTGTCGTCACGAATGCGCTGCGACTCAGAAACTTTCAGCCTAAGCTATCGAGATAG
- a CDS encoding heavy-metal-associated domain-containing protein, producing the protein MAYEFTVPNMACSACSDTITKAIHAIDAGATVQTDVKTKQVNVDTEAAEADIRKAIADAGYTVA; encoded by the coding sequence ATGGCTTATGAATTCACCGTCCCCAATATGGCTTGCTCGGCGTGCAGCGACACCATTACCAAAGCAATTCACGCAATAGACGCAGGGGCGACCGTGCAGACCGACGTGAAGACCAAGCAGGTAAACGTGGACACCGAAGCGGCAGAGGCAGACATTCGCAAGGCGATCGCCGATGCAGGGTACACCGTCGCCTAG
- a CDS encoding zinc-dependent dehydrogenase produces MKAQVFRGVNQLSYEDVPVPELAADEVLVQVRVVGLCQSDIKKIRYPLYEPPRIFGHETAGVIAAVGADVRGWQPGQRVVVLHHIPCMHCGYCLNENYSMCEVYKNISTTAGFVPSGGGFAEYVKVPGHIVQHGGLIEIPDDVTFEQASFVEPTNCCLKAVKKAQVQPGQTVLVTGAGPIGLMFVMLVKYFGARAIATDLIPSRLEKARQLGADAAFDPRDADLPAKIHALTNGMGVDTTLLAVPSDKAFFQALDCTRKGGKILFFAEFPDEVEIPINPNILYRREIDLMGSYSSSYKVQSLAADIVFNKRIDVDALVSDRFPLSDLAAAVDRAVSPTPGTFKILIDVGR; encoded by the coding sequence ATGAAGGCGCAGGTATTTCGCGGGGTCAACCAACTGAGCTACGAAGACGTGCCCGTGCCAGAACTGGCGGCAGACGAGGTGCTGGTGCAGGTGCGGGTGGTGGGCTTGTGCCAGTCGGATATCAAAAAGATTCGCTATCCGCTATATGAGCCGCCGCGCATCTTTGGGCACGAAACGGCGGGCGTGATTGCGGCGGTGGGGGCCGATGTGCGCGGCTGGCAGCCAGGTCAGCGGGTCGTGGTGCTGCACCATATTCCCTGTATGCATTGCGGCTATTGCCTGAATGAAAATTACTCCATGTGCGAGGTGTATAAGAACATCAGCACGACGGCAGGGTTTGTGCCCAGCGGCGGCGGCTTTGCCGAATACGTGAAGGTGCCGGGGCATATTGTGCAGCACGGCGGCTTGATCGAAATTCCCGACGATGTGACCTTTGAGCAGGCCAGCTTTGTGGAGCCGACCAACTGCTGCCTGAAGGCGGTGAAAAAAGCGCAGGTGCAGCCCGGACAAACGGTGCTGGTGACGGGGGCGGGGCCGATTGGGCTGATGTTTGTGATGCTGGTGAAGTATTTTGGCGCAAGGGCGATCGCCACTGATCTCATCCCTTCCCGTCTGGAAAAAGCCCGCCAGCTCGGAGCCGACGCCGCTTTCGACCCGCGAGATGCCGACCTACCCGCCAAAATCCACGCCCTCACCAACGGCATGGGCGTAGACACGACGCTGCTGGCCGTCCCCAGCGACAAGGCGTTTTTTCAAGCGCTGGATTGCACCCGCAAGGGCGGCAAGATTCTCTTCTTTGCGGAATTTCCCGACGAGGTGGAGATTCCCATTAATCCCAACATTCTCTATCGCCGCGAGATTGACCTGATGGGCAGCTATAGCTCGTCCTACAAGGTGCAGAGCCTCGCCGCCGATATCGTATTCAACAAGCGCATTGATGTGGATGCCCTGGTGAGCGATCGCTTTCCGCTGAGTGACCTCGCCGCTGCGGTCGATCGCGCCGTCTCCCCCACACCAGGCACGTTCAAAATCCTGATCGATGTCGGTCGTTAA
- a CDS encoding aldehyde oxygenase (deformylating): MPQLELTPELDYQSAVYKDAYSRINAIVIEGEEEAFDNYQRLAELMPDHKDQLIGLSKMESRHKKGFQACGRNLSVEPDMAFAKEFFADLHRNFQEAAAQGKIVTCLLIQSLIIECFAISAYNIYIPVADDFARKITEGVVKDEYLHLNFGEEWLKANFEASKAELEEANKQNLPLVWRMLNQVENDAKELGMEKEALVEDFMISYGEALSNIGFTTRDIMRMSAYGLSAA; this comes from the coding sequence ATGCCTCAGCTTGAGCTTACCCCAGAACTCGACTATCAGAGTGCCGTCTACAAAGATGCCTACAGCCGCATCAACGCCATTGTGATTGAGGGCGAGGAGGAAGCCTTCGACAACTACCAGCGCCTTGCGGAGCTAATGCCCGATCACAAAGACCAGTTAATCGGCCTGTCGAAAATGGAAAGCCGTCATAAGAAAGGCTTCCAGGCCTGTGGGCGGAACCTATCCGTTGAGCCAGACATGGCCTTTGCCAAGGAATTTTTTGCCGACCTGCACCGCAACTTTCAAGAGGCCGCAGCCCAGGGCAAAATCGTGACCTGCCTGCTGATTCAGTCGCTGATTATCGAGTGCTTTGCGATTTCTGCCTACAACATCTACATTCCGGTGGCAGATGACTTTGCCCGCAAGATCACCGAAGGCGTGGTGAAGGATGAGTATCTGCACCTGAACTTTGGCGAAGAATGGCTGAAGGCGAACTTTGAAGCGTCCAAAGCGGAGCTAGAGGAAGCCAACAAGCAAAACCTGCCGCTGGTATGGCGGATGCTGAACCAAGTGGAAAACGATGCCAAGGAACTGGGCATGGAAAAAGAAGCCCTGGTAGAAGATTTCATGATTAGCTACGGCGAAGCGCTGAGCAACATCGGCTTCACCACTCGCGACATCATGCGGATGTCTGCCTATGGGCTGTCGGCTGCCTAG
- a CDS encoding carbohydrate ABC transporter permease, with translation MLSSRFPSLSLNLWRWLNGLLLGLGAGLVLLPLGVVLWTSFQAGDGAGLTLDHYRQVWARGHFLGAIANSTFVALAVTALQILLSALAGYALARFRFWGQQAVLALVLATLVIPFQLLVIPIFLVLKAGHLINTYGALILPTAVNGFGIFLMRQFFQTIPIELEEAATLDGATRLQVLWRVVLPLARPALVTLFLFTFIGEWNDLFKPLVFTTRPELRTVQLALAEFQEQFTNSWSLLMAAVVLVTVPVVALFALGQRQLIGGIATTGLKN, from the coding sequence ATGCTCTCTAGTCGGTTTCCCAGCCTGTCGTTGAATCTGTGGCGCTGGCTCAACGGGCTGCTGCTGGGCCTGGGGGCGGGGCTGGTGCTGCTGCCACTGGGCGTAGTGCTGTGGACTTCGTTTCAGGCGGGAGATGGGGCGGGGCTGACGCTCGACCACTATCGCCAAGTATGGGCGCGGGGGCACTTTCTGGGGGCGATCGCCAACTCTACCTTCGTAGCGCTGGCCGTCACCGCTCTGCAAATCCTCCTCTCGGCGCTGGCGGGCTATGCGCTGGCCCGGTTTCGCTTTTGGGGACAGCAGGCGGTGCTGGCGCTGGTGCTGGCAACGTTGGTAATTCCATTTCAGCTTTTGGTGATTCCAATTTTTCTAGTGCTAAAGGCGGGGCACCTGATCAACACCTATGGGGCGCTGATCTTGCCGACGGCGGTGAATGGCTTCGGCATTTTCCTGATGCGGCAGTTTTTTCAGACCATCCCCATCGAGCTAGAGGAAGCCGCCACGCTAGATGGCGCAACCCGTCTGCAAGTGCTGTGGCGGGTGGTGCTGCCGCTGGCGCGTCCGGCGCTGGTGACGCTGTTTCTGTTCACCTTCATCGGCGAGTGGAATGATTTGTTTAAGCCGCTGGTATTCACGACGCGCCCAGAGTTGCGAACCGTGCAACTGGCGCTGGCGGAGTTTCAGGAGCAGTTCACGAATAGCTGGTCGCTGCTGATGGCGGCGGTCGTGCTGGTGACGGTGCCCGTGGTGGCGCTGTTTGCGCTGGGGCAGCGCCAATTGATTGGCGGCATTGCAACGACAGGGCTGAAGAATTAG
- a CDS encoding aldo/keto reductase, whose translation MLYRRFGRTGLAMPVFSCGGMRYQHKWQDTPLEQIPADNQENLEATIRRSLEVGINHIETARGYGTSEMQLGQMLPKLPRDQIIVQTKVSPTADPRDFEQNLERSLAYLNLEYVDLLGLHGINTPELLDYSLRPGGCLDVARRFQARGRVRFVGFSTHGPTEVIVRAIASDQFDYVNLHWYYINQVNWPAIEAAQRHDMGVFIISPSDKGGMLYNPPPRLVELCQPLSPIVFNNLFCLSHPQVHTLSIGAARPSDFDEHLKTLAYLDRADEVLPPILHRLEQAAIAALGEDWYKTWDVGLPNYRDVPNQVNIRSILWLRNLAIAFGLTEFAKTRYNMLGGASHWFPGNKADQIQSLDLRDCLRHSPHADQIPRLLAETHELLGGAAVKRLSQS comes from the coding sequence ATGCTCTATCGACGGTTTGGACGAACCGGGCTGGCGATGCCCGTTTTTTCTTGTGGTGGAATGCGCTATCAGCACAAGTGGCAGGATACGCCACTGGAGCAGATTCCGGCCGACAATCAGGAAAATTTAGAAGCCACGATTCGGCGATCGCTCGAAGTGGGTATTAACCACATTGAAACGGCACGGGGCTACGGCACATCAGAGATGCAGTTGGGTCAGATGTTGCCAAAACTGCCGCGCGACCAGATCATTGTGCAGACCAAAGTGTCGCCTACGGCAGACCCGCGAGACTTTGAGCAAAACCTGGAGCGATCGCTCGCTTATCTCAACCTGGAATACGTCGATCTGCTGGGGCTGCACGGCATCAACACGCCAGAACTGCTGGACTATAGCCTGCGGCCGGGCGGCTGTCTGGACGTGGCGCGACGGTTTCAGGCGCGGGGGCGCGTGCGGTTTGTGGGCTTTTCGACCCACGGGCCGACGGAGGTGATTGTGCGGGCGATCGCCTCCGACCAGTTCGATTACGTCAACCTGCACTGGTACTACATCAACCAGGTCAACTGGCCCGCCATCGAAGCCGCCCAGCGCCACGACATGGGCGTATTCATCATCAGCCCGTCCGACAAAGGCGGAATGCTCTATAACCCGCCGCCGCGATTGGTAGAACTTTGCCAACCGCTGAGCCCCATCGTGTTCAACAATCTTTTTTGCCTCAGCCATCCGCAGGTGCATACCCTCAGCATTGGCGCAGCCCGCCCCAGCGACTTTGATGAGCATTTGAAAACGTTAGCCTATCTCGATCGGGCTGATGAAGTGCTGCCGCCTATTCTGCATCGGCTTGAACAGGCAGCGATCGCCGCGCTGGGCGAAGACTGGTACAAAACCTGGGACGTGGGCCTGCCGAACTATCGAGACGTGCCCAACCAGGTGAATATTCGCTCGATCCTGTGGCTGCGAAACTTGGCGATCGCCTTTGGCCTCACCGAATTCGCCAAGACCCGCTACAACATGCTGGGCGGGGCTAGCCACTGGTTTCCGGGCAATAAAGCCGATCAGATTCAATCCCTCGACTTGCGCGACTGCCTGCGCCATAGCCCCCACGCCGACCAGATTCCCCGCTTGCTGGCCGAGACTCACGAACTGCTGGGTGGCGCAGCGGTCAAGCGCCTGTCGCAAAGCTAG
- a CDS encoding DUF2325 domain-containing protein produces MDINDLDDLESSVKDLLSLAKIELEEKRLQQQRDEQIQQKVVEIRQRLEPLLQETERMLAKFGAGDFSDSVTRTKLEEKVADLRQKIADAPELAAQMVDRQMILNEERLIDERVAEQSARWRQALKDDLLEMIAEQEDFYSATDAAIAIRGYVHDLKAIGALEEVVDKLIEQINAYSEEGPVARLRGSHEQTLTFIYNKALENRSRVERAPNVQPRVRHRTSEKRPNPYAQLEGKVVIFGGHDRLETAVRNRLRESKVELVWCTAQSGPQIAEQAESHVASADLVLVMTGYTSHKLTDKAMQAAQRAGKSPEMINTTGVIRILEAIEYGLKSQLFARQVNHFSKPA; encoded by the coding sequence ATGGATATTAATGATTTAGATGACTTAGAGTCATCTGTCAAAGATTTATTATCCCTAGCAAAGATAGAACTGGAAGAAAAAAGATTACAGCAGCAGCGGGATGAGCAAATTCAGCAAAAAGTTGTCGAAATTCGCCAGAGACTAGAACCGTTACTGCAAGAAACCGAGCGAATGCTCGCTAAATTTGGAGCCGGTGATTTTTCAGACAGCGTGACCCGCACCAAGCTAGAAGAAAAAGTCGCCGATCTGCGCCAGAAAATTGCCGATGCGCCAGAACTGGCGGCTCAAATGGTCGATCGCCAGATGATTTTGAACGAGGAGCGGCTGATTGATGAGCGCGTCGCGGAGCAGTCAGCCCGCTGGCGACAGGCCCTCAAAGATGACCTGCTGGAAATGATCGCAGAGCAGGAAGATTTTTATAGTGCAACCGATGCGGCGATCGCCATTCGAGGCTATGTGCATGACCTGAAGGCAATCGGAGCGCTGGAAGAGGTGGTCGATAAGCTGATCGAACAAATTAACGCCTACAGCGAAGAAGGCCCCGTCGCCCGTCTGCGCGGCAGCCACGAGCAGACCCTCACCTTTATCTACAACAAAGCCCTAGAAAACCGCTCCCGCGTCGAGCGTGCGCCCAATGTGCAGCCCCGCGTTCGCCATCGCACCTCCGAAAAGCGCCCCAACCCCTATGCCCAGCTTGAGGGCAAAGTTGTCATTTTCGGCGGGCACGACCGACTAGAAACCGCCGTGCGAAACCGTCTGCGGGAGTCCAAAGTTGAGCTAGTCTGGTGTACGGCGCAGTCAGGCCCACAGATTGCCGAACAGGCCGAAAGCCACGTCGCCAGCGCCGATTTGGTTCTTGTGATGACAGGCTACACGAGCCACAAACTCACCGATAAGGCCATGCAGGCCGCTCAGCGGGCGGGCAAGTCTCCTGAGATGATTAACACCACAGGCGTGATTCGCATTTTGGAGGCCATCGAGTATGGGCTGAAATCTCAGCTTTTTGCCCGCCAGGTGAACCACTTCTCAAAACCTGCCTAG
- the rpiA gene encoding ribose-5-phosphate isomerase RpiA — MSEDAVKVMKQQVGIAAAQRVQSGSIVGLGTGSTTAFAIEHLGDRLKSGDLKDIKGIPTSFQASVLAKKYGIPLVTLDDVEKIDIAIDGADEVDPNKVLIKGGGAAHTREKIVDSLADLFIVVVDSTKLVETLGSTFPLPVEVLPVAVAPVTRALEALGGKPELRMGVKKDGPVITDQGNMILDVTFGSIPNPAEFEKTLNNIPGVLDNGLFVGLADVVLVGEIKEGQPTVREL; from the coding sequence ATGAGCGAAGATGCCGTTAAGGTGATGAAGCAGCAGGTGGGTATTGCGGCAGCGCAGCGCGTGCAGTCTGGCTCCATCGTTGGGCTGGGTACGGGGTCTACGACGGCCTTTGCCATTGAGCATCTGGGCGATCGCCTCAAATCGGGCGACCTGAAAGACATTAAAGGCATTCCGACCTCCTTTCAGGCATCGGTGTTGGCTAAGAAATACGGCATCCCCCTGGTAACGCTGGACGATGTGGAAAAGATCGACATCGCCATTGACGGAGCCGATGAGGTCGATCCCAATAAGGTGCTGATTAAAGGCGGCGGCGCAGCCCACACCCGCGAGAAAATTGTGGACTCTCTGGCGGACTTGTTCATCGTTGTCGTAGACAGTACCAAACTGGTAGAGACGCTGGGGTCTACGTTTCCGCTGCCCGTCGAGGTGCTGCCTGTGGCGGTGGCCCCGGTGACGCGGGCGCTGGAGGCGCTGGGCGGCAAACCCGAACTGCGGATGGGTGTCAAGAAGGACGGCCCGGTGATCACGGATCAGGGCAACATGATTCTAGACGTGACCTTTGGCAGCATTCCTAATCCGGCCGAGTTTGAGAAGACGCTGAATAATATCCCTGGAGTCCTGGACAACGGCTTGTTCGTGGGGCTGGCGGATGTGGTGCTGGTGGGCGAAATCAAAGAGGGCCAGCCCACGGTGCGAGAGCTATAG